A section of the Oryza sativa Japonica Group chromosome 1, ASM3414082v1 genome encodes:
- the LOC107276625 gene encoding uncharacterized protein, producing the protein MSQAGIDNLNLELGMVGAQVAGGEAPAAGTSPETTVKALRGVGFLTLVISVGTLVYKPPHGLLFQLHVLAYYLTLVGIFFAGVVEVWTAFWVSEAGVGGGRRAFGRAVLWASVVPLAAALGIGGYTVLANVPS; encoded by the coding sequence ATGTCTCAGGCCGGAATCGACAATCTTAATCTTGAGCTAGGCATGGTGGGAGCGcaagtcgccggcggcgaggctccCGCCGCCGGCACATCGCCGGAGACGACTGTGAAGGCGCTGCGGGGAGTGGGGTTCCTCACCCTCGTCATTTCAGTGGGCACGCTCGTTTACAAGCCACCTCATGGCCTTCTCTTCCAGCTTCACGTGCTTGCCTACTACCTCACGCTCGTGGGGATCTTCTTCGCCGGAGTGGTGGAGGTGTGGACGGCGTTCTGGGTGTCCGAAGCCGGTGTCGGCGGTGGCCGTCGCGCGTTCGGGAGAGCCGTGCTCTGGGCCTCCGtcgtgccgctcgccgccgccctcggaaTCGGCGGCTACACCGTCCTGGCCAACGTGCCCAGTTGA
- the LOC4325206 gene encoding protein IWS1 homolog 1, with protein MDDPYIDEDGEPLMDPYDTRDPSPEPQQQPYDDLEDDLGDDWNRGRSPTPVHGDDGAGSSSKPRKRLLKKGGGGGGGGGGHGMPSDGLDDWGEEAAGLADDDVDPEADAAKKRKGSSALRDLARGGGKEKKEKKRRKEDGREREGGRGMGMAREKRGGSGGKGFGGGGGGGHGDQDEGEREIQELWDTIAGGDSEDDQEGVRTLDDDNFIDDTGVDPADRYGSDNDGHSPRHYPQAEEGEEDDEIERLFKGGKKKKKNDRPRADIGLIVEQFIAEFEVAAEEDANLNRQSKPAINKLMKLPLLIDVLSKKNLQQEFLDHGVLTLLKNWLEPLPDGSLPNMNIRTAVLKLLTDFPIDLEQYDRREQLKKSGLGKVIMFLSKSDEETTSNRKLAKELVDKWSRPIFNKSTRFEDMRRYDDERAPYRRPQMKKPSSSSSGMESRDDDLDADFSQRKSGQGGARQHASRPEASPLDFVIRPQSKIDPEQIRARAKQVVQDQRRLKMNKKLQQLKAPKKKNLQASKLSVEGRGMIKYL; from the exons atggatGACCC CTacatcgacgaggacggcgagccGCTCATGGACCCCTACGACACGCGCGACCCCTCCCCCGAGCCCCAGCAGCAGCCCTACGACGACCTCGAGGACGACCTCGGCGACGACTGGAACCGCGGCCGCTCCCCGACCCCCgtgcacggcgacgacggggccGGCTCCTCCTCCAAGCCTCGGAAGCGCCTCCTGAAGAAgggcggcgggggaggtggaggcggcggcggccatgggatGCCCAGCGACGGGCTGGATGACtggggcgaggaggcggcggggttgGCGGATGACGATGTGGACCCCGAGGCGGATGCCGCGAAGAAGAGGAAGGGGTCGTCGGCGCTCAGGGACCTCGCGAGGGGCGGcgggaaggagaagaaggagaagaagaggaggaaggaggatgggagggagagggagggcggCAGGGGAATGGGGATGGCaagggagaagagaggcggcTCTGGTGGGAAGGGCtttggcggcggtggtggcggcgggcatGGGGACCAGGatgaaggggagagggagatccAGGAGCTATGGGATACCATCGCCGGGGGTGACTCCGAG GATGACCAAGAAGGTGTCAGAACCTTAGATGATGATAACTTCATTGATGATACTGGGGTTGATCCAGCTGACCGTTATGGCAGCGATAATGATGGCCACTCACCTCGGCATTACCCTCAG GcagaggaaggggaagaggatGATGAAATTGAGCGGCTCTTTAAGggtgggaagaagaagaaaaagaacgaTCGACCTCGTGCTGATATTGGTCTTATAGTGGAACAATTCATTGCTGAGTTTGAAGTGGCAGCTGAAGAAGATGCCAACTTAAATAGGCAATCAAAACCAGCTATTAATAAACTTATGAAGCTTCCACTACTCATAGATGTACTCTCAAA GAAGAATCTCCAGCAGGAATTCCTTGATCATGGAGTTCTCACTCTTCTAAAAAATTGGCTTGAACCTTTGCCTGATGGTAGCTTGCCAAATATGAATATTCGAACAGCTGTTCTGAAATTATTAACTGAT TTTCCAATTGATTTGGAGCAATACGATAGAAGGGAGCAGCTTAAAAAAAGTGGTCTTGGGAAG GTCATTATGTTTTTGTCAAAATCTGATGAGGAGACTACTTCTAATAGAAAGCTGGCCAAGGAACTTGTTGATAAATGG agtcGACCAATATTCAACAAGAGCACACGATTCGAGGATATGAGGAGATATGATGATGAAAGAGCTCCTTACAGGCGACCACAAATGAAGAA GCCTTCATCAAGTAGTTCTGGAATGGAATCCAGGGACGATGATCTTGATGCTGACTTCTCTCA GCGCAAGTCTGGGCAAGGTGGTGCAAGGCAGCATGCTTCTAGGCCAGAAGCATCACCCTTGGACTTTGTTATTCGCCCGCAGTCCAAAATTGATCCCGAACAAATTAGGGCTCGTGCTAAGCAGGTTGTCCAAGACCAGCGCCGGCTAAAG ATGAACAAGAAATTGCAGCAGCTGAAAGCACCAAAGAAGAAAAACCTTCAGGCGTCAAAACTCAGTGTTGAAGGGCGTGGAATGATCAAGTACTTGTAA
- the LOC9266563 gene encoding RHOMBOID-like protein 1 → MPRRGETTVVPIEMGGGGGGGGGGGQERPKAPRRHGSHGPGHYGNHHHHRSRPPPPPPPPSEFRPFRRWFPFLVPFFVVVNVALFVVTMYINDCPAHMQATGDAIGGDVGEGAASQGCWLEPELGRFAFQSYKENPLIGPSSATLLKMGALETSKVTNDHEGWRLITCIWLHAGVVHILANMLSLLLIGIRLEKEFGFMRIGTLYVISGVGGSLLSALFMVSNISVGASGALFGLLGSMLSELITNWTIYENKFAALLTLVIIILINLAVGILPHVDNFAHLGGFTSGFFLGFVLLVRPQFGYINQKNSPLGLPMGTTKSKYKTYQIILWVIATLILISGFTIGFILVLKGFNASEHCSWCHYLSCVPTSKWSCNTPNNYCMSSQLGNQLNLTCESNGKTEAYTLNNPNSTEAIKHLCVHLCS, encoded by the exons atgccgcgGCGGGGCGAGACGACGGTGGTCCCCATTGaaatgggcggcggcggcggtggcggtggcggaggaggccagGAGCGGCCTAAGGCCCCGCGCCGCCACGGCAGCCACGGTCCAGGGCACTACGgcaatcaccaccaccaccggagccggcccccgccgccgccgccgccgccgtcggagttCCGGCCGTTCCGGCGCTGGTTCCCGTTCCTCGTGCCGttcttcgtcgtcgtcaacGTCGCGCTCTTCGTCGTCACAATGTACATCAACGACTGCCCCGCGCATATGCAGGCCACCGGCGACGCGATCGGCGGTGACGTCGGGGAGGGCGCCGCGTCGCAGGGGTGCTGGCTGGAGCCGGAGCTCGGGAGGTTCGCGTTCCAGTCGTACAAGGAGAATCCCCTCATCGGGCCCTCCTCCGCAAC GCTGTTGAAAATGGGGGCACTAGAAACCAGTAAAGTTACCAATGACCATGAAGGCTGGCGCCTCATTACATGCATTTGGTTGCACGCTGGTGTTGTCCACATACTTGCTAATATGTTGAGTCTCCTATTGATTGGAATCAGACTTGAGAAGGAATTTGGTTTCA TGAGGATTGGCACGCTATATGTCATCTCTGGGGTTGGTGGTAGCTTGCTGTCTGCTCTGTTTATGGTGTCAAATATCTCTGTTGGTGCCTCAGGTGCACTGTTTGGATTGCTGGGGTCCATGCTGTCAGAGCTGATAACAAATTGGACAATATATGAGAATAAG TTTGCAGCATTATTAACTCTAGTCATAATCATTCTCATCAACTTGGCTGTTGGGATTCTTCCACATGTTGACAACTTTGCTCATCTTGGAGGATTTACATCGGGGTTCTTTCTTGGTTTTGTTCTTCTAGTTCGCCCACAGTTTGGATACATTAACCAAAAGAACTCTCCTCTTGGACTTCCCATGGGTACAACTAAAAGCAAGTACAAGACATACCAAATCATACTTTGGGTTATTGCTACATTAATATTGATTTCTGG GTTCACCATTGGATTCATATTGGTACTGAAAGGGTTCAATGCCAGCGAGCACTGTTCTTGGTGCCATTACCTGAGCTGTGTACCTACTTCAAAGTGGAGTTGCAACACGCCAAACAACTATTGCATG TCTTCGCAGCTTGGAAATCAATTAAATCTGACATGCGAAAGCAATGGAAAGACTGAGGCATATACTCTCAACAACCCAAATAGCACGGAAGCAATTAAACACCTGTGTGTTCACCTTTGCAGTTAA